From one Thermococcus sp. Bubb.Bath genomic stretch:
- a CDS encoding AbrB/MazE/SpoVT family DNA-binding domain-containing protein: MGTEVVRLDENGRLYLPASLRKKLKVKEFYIEERNGEIVLIPVRKKIEKYWGIVKGEKLNAEEINRVIEKETEKLLRDEL, from the coding sequence ATGGGCACCGAAGTGGTTAGACTGGACGAAAACGGCAGGCTGTACCTCCCGGCGTCGCTGCGAAAGAAGTTGAAGGTGAAGGAATTCTACATTGAAGAGAGAAACGGAGAGATAGTTCTCATCCCGGTCAGGAAAAAGATCGAGAAGTACTGGGGCATCGTGAAGGGAGAGAAGCTGAACGCTGAGGAGATTAACAGGGTGATTGAGAAAGAGACAGAAAAGCTCCTGAGGGATGAGCTTTGA
- a CDS encoding type II toxin-antitoxin system VapC family toxin: MKVYVDINVIYYVLTANDEFGPRAKELIEGYYGRMITSALTVWQLYILLRRSGAKLRISQVLEDLGVKVVALTPEIIKIAEECKKLDFDDSIHYATMKAHGINVILSNDKDFDRVEDVKRLF; this comes from the coding sequence TTGAAGGTCTACGTGGACATCAACGTGATCTACTACGTCCTGACGGCTAACGATGAGTTCGGCCCGAGGGCAAAGGAATTAATCGAGGGGTACTACGGCAGAATGATAACCTCGGCACTGACCGTCTGGCAGCTCTACATCCTCCTCCGGCGTTCGGGGGCCAAGCTCAGAATAAGCCAAGTTTTGGAGGATTTGGGCGTAAAAGTCGTTGCCCTGACTCCGGAGATTATCAAAATAGCGGAGGAATGTAAGAAGCTCGACTTCGATGACTCCATACACTACGCCACGATGAAGGCACACGGGATTAACGTTATCCTCTCCAACGACAAGGACTTTGACAGAGTTGAAGACGTGAAAAGGCTGTTTTAG
- a CDS encoding lipopolysaccharide assembly protein LapB, producing MDKLKVYILTFVLVLLGIAGGIVWAWGWTGLLRVVLLLSFLVLTLGLLFFTALTLYAESWKYGIILGVLTAISGYALYLSWVWKGLWVIGGIIIFFLALFAFGIWYISEPDLGLIDRFKSAKSLEKAGKYKQAARKYEKAGDYLKAAEMYIKLGWLESAAWAYEKAGKYSNAAEIYEQLYEKEKDTYYLKEAHEYWKKAGDMERAAKALERYAEEEPWFWEDVAKLYEELGNEEKVREAWEKALEYYKGEAQEEGVFWEDVGNIARKLGMEELAREAYGKFLEYCLEEAEEDPMWWKHVAEAYDYLGENEKAEEAREKYEEYRAKIMKANEETSKFPEEKKE from the coding sequence ATGGACAAACTCAAAGTTTACATCCTGACGTTCGTTCTGGTGCTCCTCGGAATAGCGGGTGGAATAGTCTGGGCCTGGGGTTGGACGGGTCTCCTCAGGGTCGTGCTCCTGCTGTCTTTCCTGGTGCTTACACTCGGTTTGCTGTTCTTCACGGCGCTCACTCTCTACGCCGAGAGCTGGAAGTATGGTATTATACTGGGGGTCTTAACGGCAATAAGCGGCTATGCTCTCTACCTGAGCTGGGTCTGGAAGGGGCTCTGGGTCATTGGCGGAATAATTATCTTCTTCCTAGCACTCTTTGCCTTCGGAATCTGGTACATCAGCGAGCCCGACCTCGGTCTAATCGATCGCTTTAAGAGCGCTAAGAGCCTTGAAAAAGCTGGAAAGTACAAGCAGGCGGCAAGGAAGTATGAGAAGGCCGGGGACTACCTCAAGGCCGCGGAGATGTACATAAAGCTCGGCTGGCTTGAGAGCGCGGCCTGGGCCTATGAGAAGGCCGGTAAGTACTCCAACGCGGCCGAAATTTATGAGCAGCTCTACGAGAAGGAGAAGGACACCTACTACCTCAAGGAGGCCCATGAGTACTGGAAGAAGGCAGGAGACATGGAGAGGGCCGCCAAGGCTCTGGAGCGCTACGCCGAGGAGGAGCCCTGGTTCTGGGAGGACGTGGCGAAGCTCTACGAGGAGCTTGGAAACGAGGAGAAGGTGAGGGAAGCCTGGGAGAAGGCCCTAGAGTACTACAAAGGCGAGGCCCAGGAGGAAGGAGTCTTCTGGGAGGACGTCGGCAACATAGCGAGGAAGCTCGGCATGGAGGAGCTCGCCAGGGAAGCCTACGGGAAGTTCCTCGAGTACTGCCTGGAGGAGGCAGAGGAAGACCCGATGTGGTGGAAGCACGTTGCCGAGGCCTACGACTACCTCGGCGAGAATGAGAAGGCGGAAGAGGCGAGGGAGAAGTACGAGGAATACAGGGCCAAGATCATGAAAGCAAACGAGGAGACCTCGAAGTTCCCGGAGGAGAAAAAAGAGTGA
- a CDS encoding protein O6-alkylguanine-DNA alkyltransferase domain-containing protein, whose protein sequence is MRMLSVGDFHIAGREIKVAVLWDERGVLGVTYSLEGDEFLRERVITLGSFLSRRGVAFNTSVAASRFPETVFDAIRGRLPNVNVLPMLSFDGLTPFERKVYEVLTKTVKRGEVITYGELARRLNTSPRAVGGAMMRNPYSIVVPCHRVVASNGIGNYTPKVSYKEFLLEIEGVKRWTNSKFTS, encoded by the coding sequence ATGAGGATGCTCAGCGTAGGGGATTTTCACATAGCTGGAAGGGAGATTAAGGTGGCCGTTCTCTGGGATGAGCGGGGAGTCCTTGGAGTAACGTACTCTCTGGAGGGGGACGAGTTCCTCCGAGAGAGGGTCATCACCCTTGGCTCCTTCCTATCCAGGAGAGGAGTGGCTTTTAATACTTCCGTCGCTGCCTCTAGGTTCCCGGAAACTGTCTTTGACGCCATCAGGGGGAGGCTTCCCAACGTGAACGTCCTCCCAATGCTGTCTTTCGACGGGCTCACTCCGTTTGAGAGGAAGGTTTACGAGGTTCTAACAAAAACCGTTAAAAGAGGTGAGGTTATAACCTACGGTGAACTGGCGCGGCGCTTAAACACTTCACCACGCGCTGTTGGCGGTGCTATGATGCGCAATCCGTATTCCATAGTGGTCCCATGCCATCGCGTGGTAGCGTCCAATGGTATTGGCAATTACACTCCTAAGGTGTCTTACAAGGAGTTCCTGCTGGAAATTGAGGGGGTGAAAAGATGGACAAACTCAAAGTTTACATCCTGA
- a CDS encoding 2-dehydropantoate 2-reductase, which yields MKVYVLGAGSIGSLFGGLLARAGHDVTLIGRAEQVKAVRERGLHVFGVEEFTVHPKATLTAPDEPPDLLLLATKSYSTKSALECARGCIGEDTWILSIQNGLGNEDEALKLTKNVIGGVTTNGAMLVEWGRVRWAGKGITVIGRYPEGKHPFVEEVARTFTSAGIPMTTSEKISGWKWAKAIVNSVINGLGTLLEVKNGFLKENPYLEGISVSIAREGCIVAQQLGIEFEIHPLELLWDTIEKTAENYNSTLQDIMQGRRTEVDYINGKIVEYAKSVGLDAPMNELLWAMIKAKEDKSREAKKTTR from the coding sequence GTGAAGGTTTATGTACTGGGAGCAGGCTCAATAGGCTCCCTCTTCGGGGGTTTACTTGCCAGGGCCGGCCACGATGTAACACTCATTGGGAGAGCAGAGCAGGTTAAGGCCGTAAGGGAAAGGGGACTTCACGTCTTCGGGGTCGAAGAGTTCACAGTTCATCCGAAGGCCACGTTAACGGCACCAGATGAGCCGCCCGACCTCCTCCTTCTCGCGACAAAATCCTACTCCACGAAGAGTGCCCTTGAGTGTGCTAGAGGTTGCATAGGGGAGGACACTTGGATTTTAAGCATCCAGAACGGACTGGGGAACGAAGATGAGGCCCTAAAACTAACAAAAAACGTCATAGGCGGAGTAACCACGAACGGAGCCATGCTCGTGGAGTGGGGCCGGGTACGGTGGGCAGGCAAGGGGATAACGGTGATAGGCCGCTACCCAGAGGGAAAGCACCCCTTTGTTGAGGAAGTGGCGAGAACGTTTACCTCAGCCGGGATTCCAATGACAACGAGCGAGAAAATATCCGGATGGAAGTGGGCGAAGGCGATAGTCAACTCCGTGATAAACGGCTTGGGAACCCTTCTGGAAGTTAAAAACGGCTTTTTAAAAGAGAACCCGTATCTTGAGGGTATATCCGTGAGCATAGCAAGGGAAGGGTGCATCGTGGCGCAGCAGCTCGGGATAGAGTTTGAGATACACCCCCTCGAGCTTCTTTGGGATACCATCGAGAAGACGGCAGAGAACTACAATTCAACCCTCCAGGACATCATGCAGGGCAGGAGAACGGAGGTGGACTATATAAACGGTAAGATAGTGGAGTACGCAAAATCCGTCGGTCTCGATGCCCCGATGAATGAACTCCTCTGGGCAATGATAAAAGCCAAGGAAGATAAAAGTAGAGAAGCAAAAAAGACAACTCGCTGA
- a CDS encoding TIGR00153 family protein, with the protein MSIFGGKENDVFEAIDDHLEAVKETLTAFKELMISYINEDVERARTFEKEVSQLETKADQLRRSIELMLYEGAFLPANRGDYARLSELIDQVADAAESAAHTIILSKPKVPLELKEEFIKLVDTGIETYEKLVEAVKALNKDVDKAMELAKAVEDAEEKADDVEYHLKEKTFESETISTYAKIMWNQIITKIGDIADRAEDASDQILLMSVKRRG; encoded by the coding sequence ATGTCGATATTCGGAGGCAAAGAAAACGACGTTTTTGAGGCCATAGATGACCATCTAGAAGCCGTGAAGGAAACTCTCACAGCCTTCAAGGAGCTCATGATTTCGTACATAAACGAGGACGTTGAGAGGGCAAGAACTTTTGAAAAAGAAGTCAGCCAGCTCGAAACGAAGGCAGACCAGCTGAGGAGGAGCATAGAGCTGATGCTATATGAAGGAGCCTTTTTGCCTGCAAACAGGGGGGACTACGCAAGGCTGAGCGAACTCATCGACCAAGTGGCTGATGCAGCCGAAAGCGCAGCCCATACCATAATCCTTTCCAAGCCAAAGGTACCGCTAGAATTAAAAGAGGAGTTCATAAAGCTCGTCGATACGGGTATTGAGACGTACGAGAAGCTTGTGGAAGCCGTCAAAGCACTGAACAAAGACGTTGACAAAGCAATGGAGCTTGCCAAGGCCGTGGAAGATGCAGAGGAAAAAGCAGACGATGTGGAGTACCACCTAAAGGAGAAGACCTTTGAGAGCGAGACGATAAGCACGTACGCGAAGATAATGTGGAACCAGATTATAACCAAAATCGGCGACATAGCCGATCGCGCCGAGGATGCGTCTGATCAGATTCTGCTCATGTCCGTCAAAAGAAGGGGATGA
- a CDS encoding hydroxyacid dehydrogenase, whose translation MKVLVAAPLHEKAIEVLKNAGFEVLYEEYPDEERLIELVGDVDAIIVRSKPKVTRKVIEAAPELKVIGRAGVGLDNIDLDAAKERGIKVVNSPGASSRSVAELVLALTFNVARKVAFADRKMREGVWAKKQCMGIELDGKTLGIVGFGRIGYQIAKIAKALGMKVLLYDPYPNEERAKEVGGTFVSLEDLLRESDVVTLHVPLIDATYHLINEERLKLMKKTAILINAARGAVVDNNALVKALQEGWIAGAGLDVYEEEPLPKDHPLTKLDNVVLTPHIGASTVEAQMRAGVQVAEQIVEILKG comes from the coding sequence ATGAAGGTTCTCGTTGCAGCACCGCTGCATGAAAAGGCCATTGAGGTTTTGAAAAACGCTGGATTTGAGGTCCTTTATGAGGAATACCCGGACGAGGAAAGGCTTATTGAGCTCGTTGGGGATGTCGATGCCATCATCGTCAGGAGCAAGCCCAAAGTAACCAGAAAAGTCATCGAAGCGGCCCCGGAGCTCAAGGTCATCGGCAGGGCCGGTGTCGGGCTGGACAACATAGACCTAGATGCCGCCAAGGAAAGGGGCATAAAGGTAGTCAACAGCCCCGGCGCCTCAAGCAGGAGCGTTGCCGAGCTGGTGCTCGCTCTCACCTTCAACGTGGCTAGAAAAGTCGCCTTCGCGGACAGGAAGATGAGGGAAGGCGTCTGGGCCAAGAAGCAGTGCATGGGAATTGAACTTGACGGCAAGACGCTCGGTATTGTGGGCTTTGGAAGGATAGGCTACCAGATAGCGAAGATAGCCAAGGCCCTCGGAATGAAGGTTCTCCTCTACGACCCCTATCCAAACGAGGAGAGGGCAAAGGAGGTTGGAGGAACCTTCGTGTCCCTTGAAGACCTCCTCAGGGAGAGCGACGTCGTTACCCTCCATGTCCCGCTCATTGACGCCACGTACCACCTCATCAACGAGGAAAGGCTCAAGCTCATGAAGAAAACGGCCATACTCATCAACGCGGCGAGGGGGGCTGTGGTGGACAACAACGCCCTCGTCAAGGCCCTGCAGGAGGGCTGGATTGCCGGAGCGGGTTTGGATGTCTACGAGGAGGAGCCCCTGCCGAAGGACCACCCGCTCACCAAGCTCGACAACGTCGTCCTCACCCCGCACATAGGAGCCTCAACCGTCGAGGCTCAGATGAGGGCAGGCGTCCAAGTTGCCGAGCAGATAGTCGAGATCCTGAAGGGTTGA
- a CDS encoding fumarate hydratase, translated as MEAPVDPIVEAIKLAVTRIPDDTVSALRRAYESEESEVARFNLGNILKAIEIGRNRSIPVCQDTGTMTFFVRAGVESPHLGEIEAAILQAVKRATLEVPLRPNSVDVLTGRNSGDNTGKGVPIIHWELTGGDEIEITVFPKGGGSENCSALAMLTPAEGWEGVKRFVLGKVNECGGKPCPPVILGVGIGGSADHSLKLAKKALLRRIGERNPDGRIANLEEELLKEVNSLGIGPMGMGGKTTALDVKIEVAHRHPASFPVGLVVQCWANRRAFLRIKADGRVEVWQ; from the coding sequence TTGGAAGCCCCTGTTGATCCTATTGTTGAGGCCATCAAACTCGCGGTCACGAGGATTCCAGACGATACCGTTTCCGCTCTGAGGCGGGCCTACGAAAGTGAGGAGAGCGAAGTAGCGAGGTTCAACCTCGGCAACATCCTCAAGGCAATCGAGATCGGGAGGAACCGCTCGATACCAGTCTGCCAGGACACCGGGACCATGACATTCTTCGTGAGGGCCGGCGTTGAAAGCCCCCACCTCGGGGAAATCGAGGCCGCCATTCTGCAGGCTGTGAAAAGGGCCACCCTAGAAGTCCCGCTCAGACCGAACTCTGTGGACGTTCTAACTGGCAGAAACTCCGGCGACAACACGGGGAAGGGTGTCCCGATAATCCACTGGGAGCTGACCGGAGGGGACGAGATCGAGATAACCGTCTTCCCCAAGGGCGGGGGAAGCGAGAACTGCTCCGCTTTAGCTATGCTAACCCCAGCTGAAGGCTGGGAGGGCGTGAAGCGCTTCGTCCTTGGGAAGGTTAATGAGTGCGGAGGAAAGCCCTGCCCGCCGGTTATCCTCGGAGTGGGGATTGGCGGAAGTGCAGATCATTCGCTCAAGCTGGCCAAAAAGGCCCTTCTGAGAAGAATCGGCGAGAGGAACCCAGATGGGAGGATAGCCAACCTGGAGGAAGAGCTTCTCAAAGAGGTCAACTCCCTCGGAATAGGGCCCATGGGGATGGGTGGAAAGACCACTGCACTCGACGTTAAAATCGAGGTCGCCCATAGGCACCCGGCGAGTTTTCCGGTTGGTCTGGTCGTCCAGTGCTGGGCCAACAGGAGGGCGTTTCTCAGGATAAAAGCCGACGGGAGGGTCGAGGTTTGGCAGTGA
- a CDS encoding FumA C-terminus/TtdB family hydratase beta subunit produces MAVRLRAPLRTEDVLNLRAGEVVYLSGLIYTARDSAHRKILRLAEKGELPFNPKGAVIYHCGPVVRRKEEDWEIVSAGPTTSARMNPYLDGILGLGVRGIIGKGGMAVEPFKGRAVYLAFTGGAGSLAAESIKKVKSVYWLDELGIPEAVWALEVRDFPLLVAIDSHGDSLYR; encoded by the coding sequence TTGGCAGTGAGGCTGAGAGCACCGCTGAGGACGGAAGACGTCCTAAACCTCAGGGCCGGCGAGGTCGTTTACCTCTCCGGGCTCATCTACACGGCCAGGGACTCCGCCCACAGGAAGATTCTCCGGCTGGCAGAAAAGGGGGAGCTCCCGTTTAACCCCAAGGGGGCGGTCATATACCACTGCGGGCCGGTCGTCAGGAGAAAAGAGGAAGACTGGGAGATAGTTTCCGCAGGCCCGACCACGAGCGCGAGGATGAACCCCTACCTCGATGGTATTCTAGGGCTCGGCGTGAGGGGGATAATCGGGAAGGGGGGAATGGCGGTTGAACCTTTCAAAGGTCGCGCCGTTTACCTGGCCTTCACAGGAGGGGCGGGCTCTCTGGCCGCGGAGAGCATAAAGAAGGTGAAGAGCGTTTACTGGCTCGATGAGCTTGGAATTCCAGAGGCGGTCTGGGCCCTCGAAGTGAGGGACTTTCCCCTCCTCGTTGCGATAGACAGCCACGGGGACTCCCTCTACCGGTAG
- a CDS encoding NADP-dependent malic enzyme, with the protein MDPLDFHRDNFPGNGKIEVISKVPVNRETLSLAYTPGVAEPSKAIANGADPDEYTVIPNTVAVVTDGSAILGLGDIGPVAGMPVMEGKAVLFKALAGVDAFPILINTKDVEEIVRTVELISPGFGGINLEDISAPRCFEIEERLRESLDIAVFHDDQHGTVVVTLAGLINALKLVGKKFREIKVAISGAGAAGIAIAKTLHSVGVGEIVTVDRKGIIHEGREDLNPYKREIAEYNVHGIEGGLKEAMEGADVFIGVSAGGIVSKEMVRGMADDAITFAMANPIPEIMPEEARKAGARVVATGRSDFPNQINNVLGFPGIFRGALDVKARDITSGMKLAAAKAIASVVSDDELGEDYIIPSPLHPDVFPKEARAVAEAAVNDGVARRRVSGEWIEEHTRKLREFYSAFIEPMNERRKDYR; encoded by the coding sequence ATGGACCCTCTCGACTTTCACAGGGACAACTTCCCCGGCAACGGGAAGATAGAGGTCATATCGAAGGTTCCTGTTAACAGAGAAACCCTGAGCCTCGCCTACACCCCTGGCGTTGCCGAGCCCTCGAAGGCGATAGCCAACGGAGCCGATCCAGACGAGTACACGGTCATACCGAACACCGTGGCAGTTGTTACAGACGGTTCAGCAATTCTAGGCCTCGGCGACATAGGGCCGGTCGCCGGAATGCCGGTTATGGAAGGAAAGGCGGTTCTCTTCAAGGCGCTCGCGGGCGTGGACGCCTTCCCCATCCTGATCAACACGAAAGATGTTGAGGAGATCGTCAGGACTGTTGAGCTGATAAGTCCCGGCTTCGGCGGGATAAACTTGGAGGACATCTCCGCTCCAAGATGCTTTGAGATAGAGGAGAGGCTGAGGGAGAGCCTTGATATAGCCGTGTTCCACGATGATCAGCACGGGACGGTCGTCGTAACCCTCGCCGGGCTGATAAACGCTCTGAAGCTCGTCGGCAAGAAATTCAGGGAGATAAAGGTTGCCATCAGCGGTGCGGGAGCGGCGGGGATAGCGATAGCGAAGACGCTCCACAGCGTTGGTGTGGGGGAAATAGTCACCGTTGACAGGAAGGGTATAATACACGAGGGCAGGGAAGACCTCAACCCTTACAAGCGCGAGATCGCGGAATACAACGTTCACGGGATAGAGGGCGGCCTGAAGGAGGCGATGGAAGGGGCCGACGTCTTCATAGGGGTGAGTGCTGGCGGGATAGTGAGTAAGGAGATGGTCAGAGGGATGGCTGATGACGCAATAACCTTTGCGATGGCAAACCCGATCCCTGAGATAATGCCGGAAGAGGCTAGGAAGGCCGGCGCGAGGGTCGTTGCCACAGGAAGAAGCGACTTCCCGAACCAGATAAACAATGTGCTCGGCTTTCCAGGAATCTTCAGGGGCGCCCTCGACGTCAAGGCCAGAGACATAACGTCCGGCATGAAGCTTGCCGCTGCAAAAGCCATAGCCTCGGTCGTGAGCGACGACGAGCTGGGCGAGGACTACATAATCCCCTCTCCGCTTCACCCTGATGTGTTTCCGAAGGAGGCGAGGGCAGTTGCAGAGGCGGCCGTAAACGATGGCGTTGCGAGGAGAAGGGTGAGCGGTGAGTGGATCGAGGAGCACACGAGGAAGCTGAGGGAGTTCTACTCAGCTTTCATCGAGCCCATGAACGAGAGGCGGAAGGACTACCGGTAG
- the dph5 gene encoding diphthine synthase: MAIYFIGLGLYDEKDITLKGLETARKCEKVFAEFYTSLLAGTTIEKVEELIGKPIKRLSREDVELNFERIVLSEARDKEVAFLTAGDPMVATTHADLRIRAKKAGIESYVIHAPSIYSAVAITGLQIYKFGKSATVAYPEKNWFPTSHYDVIRENKERGLHTLLFLDIKADQGRYMTANEAMEILLQVEEMKGQEVFTPETLVVVLARAGSLSPTLRAGHIRDMIKEDFGRQPHVLIVPGRLHIVEAEYLVEFAGAPKEILDEV; the protein is encoded by the coding sequence ATGGCAATTTACTTCATAGGTCTGGGTCTTTACGATGAGAAGGACATAACGCTCAAGGGACTCGAAACGGCGAGGAAGTGCGAGAAAGTTTTTGCGGAGTTCTACACCTCCCTGCTCGCCGGAACGACCATTGAAAAGGTCGAGGAACTTATAGGGAAGCCAATAAAACGGCTCAGCAGGGAGGACGTCGAGCTGAATTTTGAGAGAATTGTGCTGAGCGAGGCGAGGGACAAGGAGGTCGCCTTCCTCACGGCCGGTGACCCGATGGTGGCTACCACGCACGCAGACCTCAGGATAAGGGCGAAGAAAGCGGGAATTGAGAGCTACGTAATTCACGCCCCTAGTATTTACTCGGCGGTTGCCATTACCGGGCTTCAGATTTACAAGTTCGGCAAGAGCGCGACCGTTGCATATCCAGAGAAGAACTGGTTTCCGACTAGTCACTATGATGTGATAAGGGAGAACAAGGAGAGGGGCCTCCACACCCTCCTCTTCCTCGACATAAAGGCCGACCAGGGCCGCTACATGACTGCCAACGAGGCGATGGAGATCTTGCTACAGGTTGAGGAGATGAAGGGCCAGGAGGTCTTCACACCCGAGACGCTCGTGGTCGTCCTCGCAAGGGCGGGTTCCCTCAGTCCAACCCTCAGGGCGGGCCACATCAGGGATATGATCAAGGAAGACTTCGGGAGGCAACCTCACGTCCTCATCGTCCCCGGAAGGCTCCACATAGTCGAGGCCGAGTACCTGGTTGAGTTCGCAGGGGCTCCAAAGGAGATTCTGGATGAGGTCTAG
- the tpiA gene encoding triose-phosphate isomerase, which yields MGKLKEPIIAINFKTYIEATGKRALEIAKAAEKVSKETGITFVVAPQLVDLRMIAESVEIPVFAQHIDPITPGSHTGHVLPEAVKEAGAVGTLLNHSENRMILADLEASIRRAEEVGLMTMVCSNNPAVSAAVAALGPDYVAVEPPELIGTGIPVSKAQPEVVTNTVELVKKVNPDVGVLTGAGISTGEDVKKALELGSVGVLLASGVTKAKDPERAIRDLVSLII from the coding sequence ATGGGGAAGCTTAAGGAGCCGATAATAGCGATAAACTTCAAGACCTACATCGAGGCCACCGGAAAGAGGGCCCTTGAGATAGCGAAGGCAGCCGAGAAGGTTTCCAAGGAGACAGGGATAACCTTCGTCGTTGCACCGCAGCTCGTTGACCTTAGGATGATAGCGGAGAGCGTTGAGATTCCAGTTTTCGCACAGCACATAGACCCGATAACGCCTGGAAGCCACACCGGCCACGTTCTTCCAGAGGCGGTTAAGGAGGCCGGGGCCGTTGGAACCCTCCTCAACCACTCCGAGAACAGGATGATCCTCGCGGATCTGGAGGCCAGCATAAGGCGCGCCGAGGAAGTCGGACTTATGACGATGGTCTGCTCCAACAACCCGGCGGTTTCGGCGGCGGTTGCTGCCCTCGGCCCGGACTACGTTGCGGTTGAGCCCCCCGAACTCATAGGGACAGGAATTCCAGTGAGCAAGGCCCAGCCGGAGGTGGTCACCAACACCGTTGAACTCGTGAAGAAGGTAAACCCGGACGTTGGCGTCCTGACGGGCGCAGGAATAAGCACAGGCGAGGATGTTAAGAAGGCGCTCGAACTTGGAAGCGTAGGTGTTCTCCTCGCGAGCGGCGTCACCAAGGCCAAGGACCCGGAGAGGGCGATAAGGGACCTCGTCTCTCTGATAATCTGA